From a region of the Capricornis sumatraensis isolate serow.1 chromosome 22, serow.2, whole genome shotgun sequence genome:
- the SFTA2 gene encoding surfactant-associated protein 2 yields MRAGLPLVLLLTLVGISQGAGPGMTLHLKLKNSLLANSSYDSSFLDMLQKFCLLLHLPLGTNVTLHQAGSSQHHATCRV; encoded by the exons ATGCGGGCTGGGCTGCCCCTTGTCCTCCTCCTGACCCTCGTCGGCATTTCACAGGGGGCAG GGCCGGGAATGACTTTGCATCTGAAGTTAAAGAACTCCCTTCTGGCAAATTCCTCCTACGATTCCAGCTTCCTGGACATGCTCCAGAAG ttctgcctcctcctccacctccccttGGGGACCAACGTCACCCTGCATCAAGCAGGGTCCTCACAGCATCATGCCACCTGCAGAGTCTGA